The following proteins come from a genomic window of Yinghuangia sp. ASG 101:
- a CDS encoding YceI family protein: MTDSAIPQSELTGTYTIDPAHTRIGFSARHAMVTRVRGSFDEFEGKAHLDGDDPARSWAKVTIRTASIDTRNEQRDGHLRTNDFLDAPAYPEITFASTAVEPLGDDKYRLTGDLTIKDVTRRLSVDFEYQGAARDPFGNLRVGFEGSVPIMRKDFGITWNAPLETGGVLVSDKVTLEFEVSAVKDTGDSVSA, translated from the coding sequence ATGACCGACAGCGCCATTCCGCAGAGCGAATTGACCGGCACGTACACCATCGACCCCGCGCACACCCGGATCGGGTTCTCGGCCCGCCACGCCATGGTCACGAGGGTCCGCGGCTCCTTCGACGAGTTCGAGGGGAAGGCCCACCTGGACGGGGACGACCCGGCCCGGTCCTGGGCGAAGGTCACGATCCGGACCGCGAGTATCGACACGCGCAACGAGCAGCGCGACGGGCACCTGCGCACCAACGACTTCCTGGACGCGCCGGCCTATCCCGAGATCACGTTCGCCTCCACCGCGGTGGAGCCGCTGGGCGACGACAAGTACCGCCTGACCGGCGACCTCACGATCAAGGACGTGACGCGTCGGCTGAGCGTCGACTTCGAGTACCAGGGCGCGGCGCGCGACCCGTTCGGCAACCTGCGGGTGGGCTTCGAGGGGTCGGTGCCGATCATGCGCAAGGACTTCGGGATCACGTGGAACGCGCCGCTGGAGACGGGCGGCGTCCTGGTGAGCGACAAGGTGACCCTCGAGTTCGAGGTGTCGGCGGTCAAGGACACCGGCGACTCCGTGAGCGCGTAG
- a CDS encoding SDR family oxidoreductase, with product MQPPRTLLVTGGSKGIGAAVARAAAGAGWAVAVNYATDPAGADAVAAEIAASGGRAVTVRGDVAVEADVVRMFDDSAAGLGAPVTALVNNAGIVGAHGRFDALDTDTLRRTVDVNVVGAMLCAREAVRRMSTRHGGSGGLIVNVSSRAASLGSAGEWVHYAATKAAVDTLTLGLAHEVAAEGVRVNAVAPGLIDTGLHAAAGRPDRLATMAPSVPMGRAGRAGEVADAVMWLLSDQASFVTGAVIPVHGGR from the coding sequence ATGCAGCCACCCCGCACCCTTCTGGTCACCGGCGGCAGCAAGGGCATCGGTGCCGCCGTGGCCCGCGCGGCGGCCGGTGCGGGATGGGCCGTCGCCGTCAATTACGCGACGGACCCGGCCGGAGCCGACGCCGTCGCCGCCGAGATCGCCGCGTCCGGCGGGCGCGCGGTCACGGTGCGCGGCGACGTGGCGGTCGAGGCCGACGTCGTGCGCATGTTCGACGACTCCGCCGCGGGGCTCGGCGCACCCGTGACCGCACTCGTCAACAACGCCGGAATCGTCGGCGCGCACGGCCGGTTCGACGCACTGGACACGGACACGCTGCGCCGTACGGTCGACGTCAACGTCGTCGGCGCGATGCTCTGCGCCCGCGAGGCCGTACGCCGCATGTCGACGCGCCACGGCGGTTCCGGCGGGCTGATCGTCAACGTCTCCTCGCGGGCCGCCAGTCTGGGCAGCGCGGGCGAGTGGGTGCACTACGCGGCGACCAAGGCCGCCGTCGACACCCTCACGCTCGGCCTCGCCCATGAGGTCGCGGCCGAGGGCGTCCGGGTCAACGCCGTGGCGCCCGGACTCATCGACACCGGGCTGCACGCCGCCGCGGGGCGTCCCGACCGGCTCGCGACGATGGCGCCGTCGGTCCCGATGGGCCGCGCGGGGAGGGCCGGGGAGGTCGCCGACGCGGTGATGTGGCTGCTGTCGGACCAGGCGTCGTTCGTGACCGGCGCCGTCATCCCGGTGCACGGCGGGCGGTGA
- the pgi gene encoding glucose-6-phosphate isomerase — protein MPSAASTPRLDQRPEWAALRGHHDETLRSAHLRELFAADPGRARRYRVRVGDLYIDYSKHLVTDETLGLLRALAEACDVAGLRERMFRGEKINTTEDRAVLHTALRAPRDAVVEVDGHNVVPDVHAVLDKMAAFADQVRSGAWTGHTGRPIRNVVNIGIGGSDLGPAMAYEVLRTFADRALTVRFVSNVDGADLHEAVRDLDAEETLFIVASKTFTTIETVTNATSAREWLLTELKAGPEAVARHFVALSTNAEKVAEFGIDTANMFEFWDWVGGRYSYDSAIGLSLMIAIGPPRFREMLDGFRLVDEHFRTAPPEENAPLLLGLLGVWYGDFLGAQSHAVLPYSHYLSKFTAYLQQLDMESNGKSVDRDGVPVTWQTGPVVWGTPGTNGQHAYFQLIHQGTEVIPADFVGFARPVAELPSTLAAQHDLLMANFFAQTQALAFGKTPDEVRAEGVPEHLVPHKTFRGNHPTTTILASELTPSVLGQLVALYEHKVFVQGAIWNIDSFDQWGVELGKVLAKRIEPVLTGAATPDDLDASTTELVAKYRDLRGR, from the coding sequence ATGCCATCGGCAGCCAGCACGCCCCGCCTCGACCAGCGCCCCGAATGGGCCGCGCTGCGCGGGCACCACGACGAAACTCTCCGTTCGGCGCACCTGCGCGAGTTGTTCGCGGCGGATCCCGGGCGCGCGCGGCGGTATCGCGTACGGGTCGGCGACCTGTACATCGACTACTCGAAGCACCTGGTGACCGACGAAACCCTGGGTCTGCTGCGCGCGTTGGCCGAGGCGTGCGACGTCGCGGGGCTGCGCGAGCGGATGTTCCGCGGCGAGAAGATCAACACCACCGAGGACCGCGCCGTCCTGCACACCGCGCTGCGCGCGCCGCGTGACGCCGTGGTGGAGGTCGACGGACACAACGTCGTCCCGGATGTGCACGCCGTACTCGACAAGATGGCCGCGTTCGCCGACCAGGTCCGCTCGGGTGCGTGGACGGGCCACACCGGGCGCCCGATCCGCAACGTCGTCAACATCGGCATCGGCGGGTCCGACCTGGGGCCCGCGATGGCGTACGAAGTGCTGCGCACCTTCGCCGACCGGGCGCTGACCGTGCGTTTCGTCTCGAACGTCGACGGTGCGGACCTGCACGAGGCGGTCCGCGACCTGGACGCCGAGGAGACGCTGTTCATCGTGGCGTCGAAGACGTTCACGACGATCGAGACCGTCACCAACGCCACCTCGGCGCGCGAATGGCTGCTCACCGAGTTGAAGGCGGGGCCCGAGGCGGTCGCGCGGCACTTCGTGGCGCTGTCCACGAACGCGGAGAAGGTCGCGGAGTTCGGCATCGACACCGCGAACATGTTCGAGTTCTGGGACTGGGTCGGCGGGCGTTACTCGTACGACTCGGCGATCGGCCTCTCGCTCATGATCGCCATCGGCCCGCCGCGGTTCCGCGAGATGCTGGACGGCTTCCGCCTGGTCGACGAGCACTTCCGCACGGCCCCTCCGGAGGAGAACGCGCCGCTGCTGCTGGGCCTGCTGGGCGTCTGGTACGGCGATTTCCTCGGCGCGCAGTCGCACGCCGTCCTCCCCTATTCGCACTATCTTTCGAAGTTCACCGCGTACCTCCAACAGCTCGACATGGAGTCGAACGGCAAGTCGGTGGACCGCGACGGCGTCCCGGTGACCTGGCAGACGGGGCCGGTCGTGTGGGGGACGCCCGGCACCAACGGGCAACACGCGTACTTCCAGCTGATCCACCAGGGCACCGAGGTGATCCCGGCCGACTTCGTCGGTTTCGCCCGCCCGGTCGCGGAGTTGCCCTCGACGCTCGCCGCGCAGCACGACCTGCTCATGGCCAACTTCTTCGCGCAGACGCAGGCCCTCGCGTTCGGCAAAACGCCCGACGAGGTGCGGGCCGAGGGCGTGCCCGAGCACTTGGTGCCGCACAAGACGTTCCGGGGCAACCACCCGACCACGACGATCCTCGCGAGCGAGCTGACGCCGTCGGTGCTCGGGCAGTTGGTGGCGCTGTACGAGCACAAGGTGTTCGTGCAGGGCGCGATCTGGAACATCGACTCCTTCGACCAGTGGGGTGTCGAACTGGGCAAGGTCCTGGCGAAGCGCATCGAGCCGGTGCTGACCGGCGCGGCCACACCGGACGACCTGGACGCGTCGACAACCGAACTGGTCGCGAAGTACCGCGATCTGCGCGGACGTTGA
- a CDS encoding MarR family winged helix-turn-helix transcriptional regulator, with translation MDQTSHPPGRHERDGGEPGFDVLAFTAAIEDFNRFYIRMPVLEKLPFTTLSVLDTLASADRPMRLTELAGTEQISQPGITQLVTRLERDGLVERRPDPRDGRAVLVHITDDGRAIGRSRHNDRARHLAPLIARLTPEQRRAITDALPALTRVAELGREGR, from the coding sequence GTGGACCAGACCTCTCATCCCCCGGGTCGGCACGAACGCGACGGCGGCGAACCGGGCTTCGACGTACTCGCCTTCACGGCCGCCATCGAGGACTTCAACCGCTTCTACATCCGCATGCCGGTACTGGAGAAGCTGCCGTTCACGACGCTGTCGGTGCTCGACACCCTCGCCTCCGCGGACCGCCCGATGCGGCTGACCGAGCTGGCCGGAACCGAGCAGATCAGCCAGCCCGGCATCACCCAGCTCGTCACGCGCCTGGAACGCGACGGCCTCGTGGAGCGCCGACCGGATCCCCGCGACGGACGCGCGGTCCTGGTCCACATCACCGACGATGGCCGCGCCATCGGGCGCTCCCGCCACAACGACCGGGCACGCCACCTGGCCCCGCTCATCGCCCGACTGACCCCCGAACAGCGCCGGGCGATCACCGACGCCCTCCCCGCACTGACCCGCGTCGCGGAACTCGGCCGCGAGGGGCGCTGA
- a CDS encoding spermidine synthase, with protein sequence MDSVPVSCEVDFGRAALLPDVDRARAWLLTLDGSPQSYVDLDDPEHVEFEYARRLAHVIDLAGRPGTAPDVLHLGGGGLTLPRYTAATRPGSRQHVVDVDAALIAFVRTYLPLPPNAAITVEAADARAAVAERPDASADIVVADVFGGARIPAHLTALPFVADVARVLRGDGVYAANLADGGTLDFLRGQVATVSRVFDHVCLLIEATHLDGTRFGNAVLAASRVPLPVDALAARIAADPYPAVAVHGAELSAFAAGHEPVTDASATGSPAPPGGVFGIG encoded by the coding sequence ATGGATTCCGTGCCCGTGTCGTGTGAGGTCGATTTCGGCCGCGCGGCGCTGCTCCCCGACGTCGACCGGGCGCGGGCGTGGCTGCTCACGCTCGACGGCTCTCCCCAGTCGTATGTCGATCTCGACGACCCCGAGCACGTCGAGTTCGAGTACGCCCGCAGGCTCGCACACGTGATCGACCTGGCCGGGCGGCCCGGCACCGCGCCGGACGTCCTGCACCTGGGCGGCGGCGGGCTGACGCTGCCGCGCTACACCGCCGCGACGCGTCCCGGTTCACGGCAACACGTGGTCGACGTCGACGCCGCGCTGATCGCGTTCGTTCGGACGTACCTCCCGCTGCCGCCAAACGCCGCGATCACCGTGGAGGCCGCCGACGCGCGGGCGGCGGTGGCGGAACGGCCCGACGCGTCGGCGGACATCGTGGTCGCGGACGTCTTCGGCGGCGCGCGGATCCCGGCCCATCTGACCGCGCTGCCGTTCGTCGCCGACGTCGCGCGGGTGCTCCGCGGGGACGGCGTCTACGCCGCCAATCTCGCCGACGGAGGCACCCTGGACTTCCTGCGCGGCCAAGTCGCCACTGTGAGCCGGGTGTTCGACCACGTGTGCCTGCTGATCGAGGCGACCCACCTGGACGGCACCCGGTTCGGCAACGCGGTGCTGGCGGCCTCGCGCGTCCCCTTGCCGGTGGACGCGTTGGCCGCGCGGATCGCCGCCGACCCCTACCCCGCGGTGGCCGTGCACGGCGCCGAGCTGTCCGCCTTCGCCGCCGGACACGAGCCGGTGACCGACGCGTCCGCGACCGGCTCCCCGGCCCCGCCGGGCGGGGTCTTCGGGATCGGCTGA
- a CDS encoding alpha/beta hydrolase translates to MSYAFDPELAAAIALMPDVPLDDLPAVRAMQAVFGAGPASASGASDVTFTDAMAPGPAGAPDVLLRVYRPADAPDEPLPAVYDIHGGGFILGSVEVSHEGTLEMCRALGAVVASVDYRLAPEDPYPAGVEDCYAGLAWFAAEADRFGVDPARIVLHGASAGGGLAAGTALLARDRGGPSVLFQYLAMPELDDRLDTPSMRAFTDTPVWDRGKAAISWDAYLGPGRRGGADVPVYAAPARATDLRGLPPAYISVMEFDPLRDEGIAYAQALLGAGVSTELHLLPGTFHGSQMVRDAAVTRREKAERVAVLRRVLHG, encoded by the coding sequence GTGTCCTACGCGTTCGACCCCGAACTCGCCGCCGCCATCGCGCTGATGCCGGACGTACCGCTGGACGACCTGCCGGCCGTGCGTGCGATGCAGGCGGTGTTCGGCGCCGGGCCGGCTTCCGCGTCGGGCGCGTCCGACGTCACGTTCACCGACGCGATGGCCCCGGGCCCGGCCGGTGCGCCCGACGTCCTGTTGCGCGTCTACCGCCCGGCCGACGCCCCCGACGAGCCGCTGCCCGCGGTGTACGACATCCACGGCGGCGGGTTCATCCTCGGCTCGGTGGAGGTGTCGCACGAGGGCACTCTCGAGATGTGCCGGGCGCTCGGCGCGGTCGTCGCGTCGGTGGACTACCGCCTCGCGCCCGAGGACCCCTACCCGGCCGGGGTGGAGGACTGCTACGCGGGCCTGGCGTGGTTCGCCGCCGAAGCGGACCGCTTCGGCGTGGACCCGGCGCGCATCGTCCTGCACGGGGCGAGCGCCGGCGGGGGCCTCGCGGCCGGCACCGCGCTGCTGGCCCGCGACCGGGGCGGCCCGTCGGTGCTCTTCCAGTACCTGGCCATGCCGGAGCTGGACGACCGCCTCGACACCCCCAGCATGCGGGCGTTCACCGACACGCCCGTCTGGGACCGGGGCAAGGCCGCGATCAGTTGGGACGCCTATCTCGGGCCGGGGCGGCGCGGCGGCGCGGACGTCCCGGTGTACGCCGCGCCCGCGCGGGCCACGGACCTGCGCGGGTTGCCGCCCGCGTACATCTCGGTGATGGAGTTCGACCCGCTGCGCGACGAGGGCATCGCCTACGCGCAGGCCCTCCTCGGGGCCGGCGTCAGTACCGAACTGCACCTGCTTCCGGGCACGTTCCACGGCTCGCAGATGGTGCGGGACGCGGCGGTCACGCGTCGGGAGAAGGCCGAGCGGGTCGCGGTGCTGCGTCGGGTCCTGCACGGCTGA
- a CDS encoding SGNH/GDSL hydrolase family protein: MTTPADASAPSRPAAGPFRSYVAVGDSFTEGMSDPYPPATHPHGAYRGWADLLADRLAEADPGLRYANLAVRGKLIRQIADDQVPTAAAFGADLASFAGGLNDVLRPRCDLGAVRAALEESAAALAAAGGHLVLFRTADPTRRLKSSARLMPRIEQLIAYVDDLGARHHATVVDLFTVRAFDDPRLWAADRLHLSADGHARVAEAVCEALGLPHDAAWRTPLPAAAPAPWLARRRDDARWAKAHLGPWLYRRATGRSSGDDRAPKHPDLAPWPTVSRAGPDAAPRPARPSPDA; this comes from the coding sequence ATGACGACCCCCGCCGACGCCTCCGCGCCCTCCCGACCCGCCGCCGGCCCCTTCCGCAGCTACGTCGCGGTCGGTGACTCGTTCACCGAGGGCATGTCGGACCCGTATCCGCCCGCCACGCACCCGCACGGCGCCTATCGCGGCTGGGCGGATCTGCTCGCCGACCGGCTGGCGGAGGCCGATCCCGGGCTGAGGTACGCGAATCTCGCGGTGCGCGGCAAGTTGATCCGCCAGATCGCCGACGACCAGGTGCCCACCGCGGCGGCGTTCGGGGCCGACCTCGCGAGCTTCGCCGGCGGGCTCAACGACGTGCTCCGCCCGCGCTGCGATCTCGGCGCCGTGCGTGCCGCGTTGGAGGAGTCCGCCGCCGCACTGGCCGCGGCGGGCGGGCACCTGGTGCTGTTCCGTACCGCGGATCCGACGCGGCGCCTGAAGTCCAGTGCCCGCCTGATGCCGCGCATCGAACAGCTGATCGCGTACGTCGACGACCTCGGCGCGCGGCACCACGCCACCGTCGTCGACCTGTTCACCGTACGCGCGTTCGACGACCCGCGGTTGTGGGCCGCCGACCGCCTGCACCTGTCCGCCGACGGGCACGCCCGCGTCGCGGAGGCCGTGTGCGAAGCCCTCGGCCTCCCGCACGACGCCGCGTGGCGCACCCCGCTCCCCGCCGCGGCACCGGCCCCGTGGCTCGCGCGCCGCCGCGACGACGCGCGCTGGGCCAAGGCGCACCTCGGCCCGTGGCTCTACCGCCGCGCGACCGGGCGCTCATCGGGCGACGACCGCGCCCCCAAGCACCCGGACCTCGCCCCGTGGCCGACCGTCAGCCGTGCAGGACCCGACGCAGCACCGCGACCCGCTCGGCCTTCTCCCGACGCGTGA
- a CDS encoding YhjD/YihY/BrkB family envelope integrity protein codes for MADAEAAKPWRTRAVRLYTALKGGFVGRCTARAFEIQITDRMLALAAQAFLALLPLVIVVAAAAPDSVTDGLVDVLRKHVGLSGGSTTQNIEVIAEATDEAGVTVVGSLLVLLAATSFSRALQRVYERAWRLPPGGLRSAWRPLAWIIGVLVYFVVLALTFKVSLGGVPWTLTRSLITAAGSLVLWSWTPFVLLSGRVRWRALWPTALATSCGTVLLGAFSAEYVPHLLTTNERRYGTLGVAFAIESWLVVLFAVVVAATVVGTVLVETPGRVGVWARGTPMPEGWRRIPRREARARGGRSRNTGDKPGGDGGGDDDGIRPT; via the coding sequence GTGGCGGATGCCGAGGCGGCGAAGCCGTGGCGCACGCGCGCCGTACGGCTGTACACCGCGCTGAAGGGCGGGTTCGTCGGCCGCTGCACCGCACGGGCGTTCGAGATCCAGATCACCGACCGCATGCTGGCACTCGCCGCCCAGGCGTTTCTGGCGCTGTTGCCCCTGGTGATCGTCGTCGCGGCGGCGGCACCCGACTCGGTGACCGACGGTCTCGTGGACGTGCTGCGCAAGCACGTCGGCCTGAGCGGCGGCTCCACCACGCAGAACATCGAGGTCATCGCCGAGGCGACCGACGAGGCCGGGGTGACCGTCGTCGGTTCGCTGCTCGTGCTGCTCGCCGCGACGAGCTTCAGCCGGGCCCTGCAACGGGTGTACGAGCGGGCCTGGCGCCTGCCCCCGGGAGGGCTGCGCAGCGCGTGGCGGCCGTTGGCGTGGATCATCGGCGTGCTCGTGTACTTCGTCGTGCTCGCCCTGACGTTCAAGGTCTCGCTCGGCGGCGTGCCGTGGACGCTGACACGGTCGCTGATCACGGCGGCGGGCTCCCTCGTGCTGTGGTCGTGGACGCCGTTCGTGCTGCTGTCCGGCCGGGTGCGCTGGCGTGCGCTGTGGCCGACGGCGCTGGCGACGTCGTGCGGGACGGTGCTGTTGGGCGCCTTCTCCGCGGAGTACGTCCCGCACCTGCTGACCACCAACGAGCGGCGGTACGGGACGCTCGGCGTCGCGTTCGCGATCGAGTCGTGGCTCGTGGTGCTGTTCGCGGTGGTGGTCGCCGCGACGGTGGTCGGGACGGTGCTCGTCGAGACGCCGGGGCGGGTGGGCGTGTGGGCGCGGGGCACACCGATGCCCGAGGGGTGGCGACGCATCCCGAGGCGCGAGGCGCGGGCGCGGGGCGGACGCTCCCGGAACACGGGCGACAAGCCCGGCGGCGACGGTGGCGGGGACGACGACGGCATCCGCCCCACCTGA
- a CDS encoding beta-ketoacyl-[acyl-carrier-protein] synthase family protein encodes MRGADMGIVVTGLGATTPLGGDAGSTWAAMLAGESGVRRLDEEWAAASPVRIAARLKVEPTTVLDRVTARRMDRCQQVALVAAREAWRDAGAPDIAADRLAVVIGTGTGGAVTMLDQDDILEASGARRVSPHTVPMLMVNGPAAHVSIELGARAGAHTPVSACASGAEAIALAMDLIRLGRADVVVAGGAEACVHALPLAGFAQARAHSLRNDEPDAASRPFAVGRDGFVIGEGACVLVLERAGFAAARRARAYARLAGAGVTSDAFHITAGSAEGQVRAMRAALADAGVAPQDVVHVNAHATSTPKGDLVEAESIAEAVGVHPAVTATKSMTGHLFGAAGALGAMATILAVRDGVIPATRNLDVIDPEVKLDVVAGRPRGVPVPVALANAFGFGGHNASLVFTRADA; translated from the coding sequence ATGCGCGGCGCGGACATGGGGATCGTGGTGACGGGGCTCGGGGCGACGACCCCGTTGGGCGGCGACGCGGGCTCGACCTGGGCCGCGATGCTCGCCGGGGAGTCCGGTGTGCGGCGCCTCGACGAGGAATGGGCCGCCGCCTCGCCGGTACGGATCGCGGCGCGGCTCAAGGTCGAGCCGACCACCGTGCTCGACCGCGTCACGGCCCGCCGCATGGACCGCTGCCAGCAGGTCGCGCTCGTCGCGGCCCGCGAGGCGTGGCGCGACGCCGGGGCGCCCGACATCGCGGCGGACCGGCTCGCGGTCGTCATCGGCACGGGGACCGGCGGCGCGGTGACGATGCTCGACCAGGACGACATCCTGGAGGCCTCGGGAGCCCGCCGCGTGTCTCCGCACACCGTGCCGATGCTGATGGTGAACGGTCCGGCCGCGCACGTCAGCATCGAACTGGGGGCGCGGGCCGGGGCGCACACCCCGGTCAGCGCGTGCGCGTCGGGCGCCGAGGCGATCGCGCTCGCCATGGACCTGATCCGGCTCGGGCGCGCCGACGTGGTGGTCGCGGGCGGTGCCGAGGCGTGCGTCCACGCGCTGCCGCTGGCGGGGTTCGCGCAGGCGCGGGCGCATTCGCTCCGCAACGACGAACCGGACGCGGCGTCAAGGCCGTTCGCGGTGGGCCGCGACGGCTTCGTGATCGGGGAGGGCGCGTGCGTGCTCGTCCTGGAGCGTGCCGGGTTCGCCGCCGCCCGCCGGGCCAGGGCGTACGCGCGTCTCGCGGGCGCCGGGGTGACGTCCGACGCCTTCCACATCACCGCGGGCTCTGCCGAGGGGCAAGTCCGTGCGATGCGCGCCGCGTTGGCCGACGCCGGGGTCGCCCCGCAGGACGTCGTGCACGTGAACGCGCATGCCACGTCGACTCCGAAGGGCGATCTCGTCGAGGCGGAGTCGATCGCGGAGGCCGTCGGCGTGCACCCGGCGGTGACCGCGACCAAGTCCATGACCGGCCATCTCTTCGGCGCGGCGGGCGCGTTGGGGGCGATGGCCACGATCCTGGCGGTCCGCGACGGGGTCATTCCCGCGACGCGCAACCTCGATGTGATCGACCCCGAGGTGAAACTCGACGTGGTGGCGGGCCGGCCGCGCGGCGTCCCGGTGCCGGTGGCGCTGGCGAACGCGTTCGGCTTCGGCGGACACAACGCGTCGCTTGTGTTCACCCGGGCCGACGCGTAG